The nucleotide sequence GCAGCGTGACCGACGACGCGCTCGGCAGCCACGTGCTGGAACTCGAGCTGGCCGAGGTGATCGAGGAGACCGCCGACGCGCGTTCACTGGTCTTCAAGGTGCCCGACGGCCACGACGTGCCCGCCGAACGACTGCGCTACCAACCCGGCCAATTCCTCACCCTGCGCGTGCCCAGCGACCGGACCGGCTCGGTGGCGCGGTGCTACTCGCTGTGCACCTCGCCGCACACCGACTCGGCGCTCGCGGTCACGGTCAAGCGCACCGACGGTGGATACGCCTCGCACTGGCTGTGCGACAACGCCGAGGCCGGCATGCGCATCCACGTCCTGGCGCCGTCGGGCACGTTCGTGCCGCGCACGCTGGACGCCGACTTCCTGCTGCTCGCCGCCGGCAGCGGCATCACCCCGATGATGGCGATCGCCAAGTCGGCGCTCGCCGAGGGCAGCGGCCGCGTGGTGCTCGTCTACGCCAACCGCGACGAGACCTCGGTGATCTTCGCCGGTGCGCTGCGCGACCTCGCGGCCAAGCACCCGGACCGCCTGACGGTGGTGCACTGGCTCGAGTCGGTGCAGGGTCTCCCGTCGGTCGCCGCGCTCGGCGGGCTCATCGCGCCCTTCACCGCCCACGACGCCTTCGTCTGCGGGCCGGGTCCGTTCATGGCCGCCGCCGAGGAGGCGCTCAAGGCCGCGGGCACGGCACCCGAGCGCATCCACGTCGAGGTGTTCAAGTCCCTCGACTCCGACCCGTTCGCCGCCGTGACCATCGCCGAGGACGACGACTCCGACCGGGGACCCGCGACCGCCGTCGTCACCCTGGACGGCGAGACGCACGAGGTGCGCTGGCCGCGCAGCGCGACGTTGCTCGACGTTCTGCTCGACAAGGGTCTCGACGCACCCTTCTCCTGCCGCGAGGGCCACTGCGGCGCCTGCGCCGTGCTGATGAAGACCGGCGAGGTCGACATGGCGGTCAACGACGTGCTGGAACCGGCCGACCTCGAGGAGGGACTCATCCTCGGTTGCCAGGCCACCCCGCGGTCGGATTCGGTCGAAGTCACCTATGACGAGTGAGCGCCGGGCTACCGTGGGCCCGACCGGCACGGCGGTGAGGAGCACGAGCATGAGACGGACGGCCACCTTCGCCGCCGCCCTCCTGACGATCTGGCTGACGCTCGCCATGGTCACGCCGACGGCGACGTCGTCGGCGGCGCAGGACACCGCGACGTCGTCGATCCCCGTCGACCCCGCCGTCACGCTCGAGATGCACGCGACGGCCAATTGCGTTCTGGCCGACCGGCAGTGCTACTTCACCACCACCGCGAACCTGCGTGGACCGGACGGCCCGATCCCGTTCCCCGGCGACTTCTACGGCAGGCAGAGCACCACCGTGCGCTCCATGGACCGCATGGTCTACATGGACTCCGACTTCAACGCGCCCAACACCCGCATGTTCAAGTCGATCACCGACACCGAGTACGCGACGGTGTACTTCGGCAGCGGTCCGCCGGAGAAGTTCACGCTGAACGGCAACAGCCGCACCGTCGACTGGGCGACCGGCCAGCCGAAGACCGACGCCGACTACATCGTGTGCGCGCACATCCAGGCCGTGTACGCCGGCGTGAACCTCACGACGCCGGACGCCTGCGCGCAGACCCGGTACTGACCGCGCAGGCGGTACCCGGGCCGGCTACCGCGGCAGGCCCAGCAGTCGCTCACCCGCGAGGGTCAGCAGGATCTGCTCCGTTCCGCCCGCGATGGACAGGCACCGCGTGTTGAGGAAGTAGCGCACGTCGGGTGAGTCCACGATGCCGGCACCCGGGTGCGCGTCCATGATCGTCTCGGCGAGCGCCTGCCGGTAGCGCACGCCGACCAGCTTGCGCACGCTCGACGGGGCGCCCGGATCGTGGCCGCCCACCGCCATCTTCGCGATCAGCTGGTCGAGCAGCGCACCGACCTGCGCGGCGACGATGAGCGATCCGACCCGGTCGACCTCGGCGGGGTCGACCTCGGCGTCGCCCAGCACGTCGAGCAGGTGGACCATGCCCTTGTCGAGCGCACCGCCCGTCGCGATCGCCACGCGCTCGTTGGCCAGCGTGGTGCGGGCCAACGGCCAGCCGCCGTCGACGGGGCCGACCACCATCTCGTCGGGCACGTAGAGATCTTCGAAGAAGACCTCGTTGAACAGCGCCTCGCCGGTGATCTCGCGCAACGGACGGATGTCGATACCCGGCGAGCGCATGTCGACCAGGAAGTACGTGATCCCCTTGTGCTTCGGCGCATCCGGGTTCGTCCGCGCCAGGCAGATGCCCCAGTCGGCACGGTGCGCGCTCGACGTCCACACCTTCTGACCGGTGAGCAGCCAGCCGGTGTCCTCGGGATTGCGCACCGCCTTGGTGCGCAACGCCGCCAGGTCCGACCCGGCGCCGGGCTCGCTGAACAGCTGGCACCAGTAGACGTCGCCGTTGAGCGTGCCGGGGATGAACCGCTCGATCTGCTCCGGTGTCCCGCTGGCGAGAATGGTCGGCGCCGCCCACCAGCCGATCGAGATGTCGGGCCGCACCACCCCGGCGGCCTCGAGTTCCTGGTCGATGACGAGCTGTTCGGCGGGCGAGGCATCCCTGCCGTACGGGCGGGGCCAGTGCGGTGCCATCAGGCCGGACTCGGCGAGCGCGGCCTGCCGCTGCTCTTCGGGCAACGCGGCGATGTCGGCGACGACGCCGGCGATCTCGGCGCGGATGTCCTCGCCGTCGGTCACGTCGACGTGCAGCTGACGGCGTACGCCGGACCGGGTCAGCTCGACGGCGCGTCGCAGCCACCGCGTCCTGCCGCCGAGGAACTGCCCGAGGGCGTAGGCGCGCCGGAGGTAGAGGTGCGCATCGTGCTCCCACGTGAAGCCGATGCCACCGAGCACCTGGATGCAGTCGCGGGCGTTGGCCTTCGCAGCCTCGATGCCCGCCGCGGCCGCCACCGCGACCGCGATCGACAGCTGCGACTCGTCCGGGTCGTCGACCGCCGCGGCGGCGTCGGCGGCCGTCACCGCGATCTGTTGCGAACGCACCAGCATCTCCGCGCACATGTGCTTGACGGCCTGGAAGCTGCCGATCGGCTTGCCGAACTGCTCGCGCACCTTGGCGTACTCCGTGGCGGTCTCCAGCGTCCAGCGCGCCAGTCCCGCGGCCTCCGCGGCCAGCAGCGTCGCCGCGAGTTCGGTGAGGCGTTGGCCGCCGACGGTCAGCGGCGCCACCCGCGCCGAGGCGAGCGTGACGCGGGCGAGTGGGCGGGAGAAGTCGGTGGCCACGAGCGGTTCGACGGTCACGCCGGTCGCGGTCCCGTCGACGACGACCCAACGCTCGCCCGCGGGGAGCACGAACACCCCGGACGGTTCGGCGCCGAGCACGAATTCGGCCGTGCCGGAGGCCGTCTCGCCGTCGAGGACGAGATCGGAGCGCAGAGCGACGCCGGCGGTCCGCTCCCCCGCGACGAGCGCCTCCAGCAGCTCCCGATCCGTGACGACCAGCGTGGCGAGCGCCGTGCTGGCCACCGGGCCGGGCACCAGTGCGGCGGCGGCCTCCTCGAGCATGGCGCACAGGTCGGCGATGCTCGCCCCCGCGCCGCCGAGGTCCTCGGGCACCGCGACGCCGAACAGGCCCAGATCCGCCAACCGGCGGTACGGTGCGCGCCAGGCGTCGGGGTCGCCCTGCTCGACGGCACGGGTGGCGGCGATCGATCCAGAGGACCCGGCCCAGTCGCGCACCAGTTCCCGGACGGCAAACCGATCGTCGGCGACGGGCGCGGCTCCCACCGCAGCGGATCCAGCCATCTCGAGGCCTCCTAGCCTAGGGCGAGAACGCGGTGCTTCTCACTAGAACGTGTTCTAATGGTGACAGCGTTCGAACGTCAAGTCGACCGCCATCACAGCAGCACACGTAATGTGACCCGGGCGCCCGGAGGTGAGCAATCGACGAGCGGCATGCGTATCGTTTTCACTTCGAGCGCAAGGAGAAGGAGCTGACCGCCGCATGTCTGGGTCGTCTGCAGTGTCGGGGCAAGCAGCTACGGGTTCCGGGTCCGACGGGGCCGCGGGCCCGCGCCAGGTGATGAACGTGGCCGTCCTCGCCGAGTCCGAACTCGGGTCCGAAGCCCAGCGGGAGCGCCGCAAGCGCATCCTGGACGCGACGCTCGCCATCGCCTCCAAGGGCGGGTACGAAGCCGTGCAGATGCGCGCGGTCGCCGAGCGCGCGGACGTCGCCGTCGGCACGCTGTACCGCTACTTCCCCTCCAAGGTGCACCTGCTGGTGTCCGCCCTCGGCCGCGAGTTCGAGCGCATCGACGCCAAGACCGACCGCGCGTCGTTGACCGGCGGGACGCCGTACCAGCGGCTCAACATCATGGTCGGCAAGCTCAACCGTTCGATGCAGCGCAACCCGCTGCTGACCGAGGCGATGACGCGGGCGTTCGTCTTCGCCGACGCCTCGGCCGCCGGTGAGGTCGATCACGTCGGCAAGCTGATGGACTCCATGTTCGCCCGCGCGATGAGCGACGGCGAGCCCACCGAGGACCAGTACCACATCGCCCGCGTCATCTCCGACGTGTGGCTGTCGAACCTGCTCGCCTGGCTGACGCGCCGGGCCTCGGCCACCGACGTCAGCAAACGGCTCGACCTGGCCGTGCGACTGCTGATCGGCGACGGCGAGCACCCCAAGATCTGACCCGGCGGCGCCGCTGCGCAAGGATGGTCGGCGTGACCCTGCCGGCAGATCTTCGGTCCGCACTCGACGACGCCGCGGCGACGCCGCGCCTGCTGGTCGTCTCCGACTTCGA is from Mycolicibacterium grossiae and encodes:
- a CDS encoding ferredoxin--NADP reductase, whose protein sequence is MTDDALGSHVLELELAEVIEETADARSLVFKVPDGHDVPAERLRYQPGQFLTLRVPSDRTGSVARCYSLCTSPHTDSALAVTVKRTDGGYASHWLCDNAEAGMRIHVLAPSGTFVPRTLDADFLLLAAGSGITPMMAIAKSALAEGSGRVVLVYANRDETSVIFAGALRDLAAKHPDRLTVVHWLESVQGLPSVAALGGLIAPFTAHDAFVCGPGPFMAAAEEALKAAGTAPERIHVEVFKSLDSDPFAAVTIAEDDDSDRGPATAVVTLDGETHEVRWPRSATLLDVLLDKGLDAPFSCREGHCGACAVLMKTGEVDMAVNDVLEPADLEEGLILGCQATPRSDSVEVTYDE
- a CDS encoding acyl-CoA dehydrogenase, whose translation is MAGSAAVGAAPVADDRFAVRELVRDWAGSSGSIAATRAVEQGDPDAWRAPYRRLADLGLFGVAVPEDLGGAGASIADLCAMLEEAAAALVPGPVASTALATLVVTDRELLEALVAGERTAGVALRSDLVLDGETASGTAEFVLGAEPSGVFVLPAGERWVVVDGTATGVTVEPLVATDFSRPLARVTLASARVAPLTVGGQRLTELAATLLAAEAAGLARWTLETATEYAKVREQFGKPIGSFQAVKHMCAEMLVRSQQIAVTAADAAAAVDDPDESQLSIAVAVAAAAGIEAAKANARDCIQVLGGIGFTWEHDAHLYLRRAYALGQFLGGRTRWLRRAVELTRSGVRRQLHVDVTDGEDIRAEIAGVVADIAALPEEQRQAALAESGLMAPHWPRPYGRDASPAEQLVIDQELEAAGVVRPDISIGWWAAPTILASGTPEQIERFIPGTLNGDVYWCQLFSEPGAGSDLAALRTKAVRNPEDTGWLLTGQKVWTSSAHRADWGICLARTNPDAPKHKGITYFLVDMRSPGIDIRPLREITGEALFNEVFFEDLYVPDEMVVGPVDGGWPLARTTLANERVAIATGGALDKGMVHLLDVLGDAEVDPAEVDRVGSLIVAAQVGALLDQLIAKMAVGGHDPGAPSSVRKLVGVRYRQALAETIMDAHPGAGIVDSPDVRYFLNTRCLSIAGGTEQILLTLAGERLLGLPR
- the kstR gene encoding cholesterol catabolism transcriptional regulator KstR yields the protein MSGSSAVSGQAATGSGSDGAAGPRQVMNVAVLAESELGSEAQRERRKRILDATLAIASKGGYEAVQMRAVAERADVAVGTLYRYFPSKVHLLVSALGREFERIDAKTDRASLTGGTPYQRLNIMVGKLNRSMQRNPLLTEAMTRAFVFADASAAGEVDHVGKLMDSMFARAMSDGEPTEDQYHIARVISDVWLSNLLAWLTRRASATDVSKRLDLAVRLLIGDGEHPKI